The following are from one region of the Odontesthes bonariensis isolate fOdoBon6 chromosome 12, fOdoBon6.hap1, whole genome shotgun sequence genome:
- the fap gene encoding dipeptidyl peptidase 4 — MGCSKVMWGVVGAAVVITLITIPAVLYSKSGATKRPFTLDDYFNDTILKRSYNLYWISDKEYLHKTRDGNVFLHDAETSEKSLYLSNSTFAKVDASDYFLSGDYKYIAFESNYTKKWRHSYTASYSIYDREKSTFITPVSLPPVIQYFTFAPTGNKCAYISDFNIYLKSDVSAEAVQVTHNGKKNEILNGVPDWVYEEEVFASNVAIWWSSTGKFMAYAEFNDTEVQKVEFSWYGSEQYPQTVSVPYPKAGSNLTKVKLFVVDTTNPSLRTQVVPPASIASGDHILCSVTWVTDERVTVQWLTRKQNHVVVQMYDHDGTNWKEKQQFEQLSKTGWVGHYMPTPLFFAEDKLSFYKVMSDTQGYKHIHHVKDGKATPITSGKWEVIYISKLTKDALYFVSNEHKGVPVKRNLYKIVIGSSPSAPRCLTCDLYADRCQYNSAYFSFDASFYRMDCYGPGFPLYTLVDNRGSGTELSTLEDNKLLENILSEFQMPTVQHGTFKIGGFDLWYEMMLPPNFQKSKKYPLLIDVYAGPCSQSVSYRNKLNWDTYLSSSQGIIVASFDGRGSGYQGDEIMHAIYRRLGTFEVEDQITAVREFIKMGFIDKDRIAIWGWSYGGYVTSMALGAGTKLFKCGIAVAPVAKWEYYDAVYTERYMGKPTENSDSYKNSSVTSRAVNFKSVNYLLVHGTADDNVHFQQGAQISKALVDEQVDFEAMWYTDKDHGLKGSAIRHVYTLMSNFLQKCLLSPK, encoded by the exons ATG GGCTGCAGCAAGGTGATGTGGGGAGTGGTAGGGGCGGCTGTCGTCATCACGTTAATAACAATCCCAGCAGTTTTGTACAGCA AATCTGGAGCCACCAAAAGGCCTTTCACTCTTGATGATTACTTCAATGACACCATATTGAAGAGATCCTACAATTTGTACTGGATATCAG ATAAGGAGTATCTGCATAAAACAAGGGATGGGAATGTCTTTCTTCACGATGCTGAAACATCGGAGAAGTCACTGTATTTGAGCAATTCAACCTTT GCCAAAGTGGATGCCAGTGATTACTTTTTGTCAGGTGATTATAAATACATTGCTTTTGAAAGCAATTACACAAAG AAATGGAGACATTCATACACAGCCTCATATTCCATCTATGACAGGGAGAAGTC AACATTCATTACACCAGTGAGCCTTCCACCTGTCATACAGTACTTTACCTTTGCGCCAACAGGAAACAAATGT GCCTACATCTCAGACTTCAACATTTATTTAAAGTCCGATGTCAGTGCTGAAGCTGTACAGGTGACACACAATGGGAAAAAGAATGAGATTCTTAACGGTGTCCCTGACTGGGTGTATGAGG AGGAAGTGTTTGCGTCGAATGTTGCAATATGGTGGTCCTCAACAGGAAAATTCATGGCTTATGCAGAATTTAATGATACCGAAGTTCAAAAAGTGGAGTTCTCTTGGTATGGATCTGAGCAATATCCTCAGACAGTGTCTGTTCCTTACCCAAAG GCAGGATCAAATCTTACCAAGGTGAAACTGTTTGTGGTTGATACCACAAATCCGTCCCTCCGCACACAGGTGGTTCCTCCTGCTTCTATTGCCTCTGG TGATCACATTTTGTGCTCAGTGACCTGGGTTACAGACGAACGCGTCACTGTGCAGTGGCTCACAAGGAAACAGAATCATGTTGTTGTACAGATGTATGACCACGATGGAACgaactggaaagaaaaacag CAATTTGAGCAACTGAGCAAGACAGGCTGGGTTGGCCAT tatATGCCAACGCCTCTTTTCTTTGCTGAGGATAAGCTCAGTTTTTACAAAGTGATGAGTGATACCCAGGGCTACAAACACATTCATCACGTTAAAGAT GGCAAAGCAACACCCATTACCTCGGGGAAGTGGGAGGTTATCTATATATCCAAATTAACAAAGGATGCTTT atattttgTGAGCAATGAGCACAAGGGAGTACCTGTAAAGAGAAATCTCTACAA GATTGTGATTGGAAGCAGCCCATCAGCCCCCCGGTGCCTCACCTGCGACTTGTATGCGGACAGGTGTCAGTACAACTCAGCTTACTTCAGCTTTGACGCTTCTTTCTACCGAATGGACTGCTATG GACCTGGTTTTCCCCTCTACACACTCGTGGACAACAGGGGCTCAGGCACAG AGCTCTCCACGCTTGAAGACAACAAACTTCTGGAAAACATTCTCTCTGAGTTCCAAATGCCGACAGTGCAACACGGTACCTTTAAGATTGGAGGATTTG ATCTTTGGTATGAAATGATGTTACCACCGAATTTCCAGAAGTCCAAAAAATATCCTCTTCTCATTGATGT GTACGCTGGCCCCTGCAGTCAGAGTGTGAGCTACCGCAACAAGCTGAACTGGGACACGTATCTCTCCAGTTCCCAGGGGATCATTGTGGCCAGCTTTGATGGAAGGGGAAGTGGGTACCAAGGTGATGAAATAATGCATGCAATCTACAGGCGCCTCGGTACGTTTGAAGTGGAAGATCAGATAACAGCTGTGAG GGAGTTCATTAAAATGGGTTTTATCGACAAAGATAGAATTGCAATATGGGGCTGG TCATACGGGGGTTATGTCACCTCAATGGCCTTGGGTGCTGGGACTAAGCTCTTTAAGTGTGGGATTGCTGTGGCCCCAGTTGCCAAGTGGGAATATTATG ATGCTGTGTACACTGAGCGCTACATGGGCAAGCCCACAGAGAATTCAGACTCTTACAAA aattccTCCGTCACATCCAGAGCCGTGAACTTCAAATCAGTAAACTATCTATTGGTCCATGGCACAGCAGATG ACAATGTCCATTTCCAGCAGGGCGCACAGATCTCCAAAGCTCTGGTGGATGAACAAGTTGACTTTGAGGCAATG TGGTACACTGACAAGGACCATGGTCTCAAGGGATCAGCCATCCGTCATGTGTACACCCTCATGAGTAACTTCCTGCAGAAATGCCTCCTCAGTCccaaataa
- the gcgb gene encoding glucagon b: MKSAQCLAGLLLLIIIQSSWQVPDQDTDQNSVLLSKNSMLNEPIELPNMKRHSEGTFSNDYSKYLETRRAQDFVQWLKNSKRNGSLFRRHADGTYTSDVSSYLQDQAVKEFVSWLKTGRGRRE, from the exons ATGAAAAGTGCTCAGTGTCTTGCTGGACTCCTGCTCCTCATCATCATCCAAAGTAGCTGGCAGGTGCCTGACCAGGACACAGACCAAAACTCGGT GTTATTGAGCAAAAATTCAATGCTCAATGAACCCATTGAGCTCCCAAACATGAAGAGGCACTCAGAGGGAACGTTTTCCAATGACTACAGTAAATACCTGGAGACAAGAAGAGCACAAGACTTTGTCCAATGGCTGAAAAACTCCAAACGGAATGG GAGTCTATTCAGACGCCATGCAGACGGCACCTACACCAGTGATGTGAGCTCCTACCTGCAGGACCAGGCGGTCAAGGAGTTTGTGTCCTGGCTGAAGACCGGCCGAGGCAGAAGAGAATAA